Proteins encoded within one genomic window of Arachis ipaensis cultivar K30076 chromosome B08, Araip1.1, whole genome shotgun sequence:
- the LOC107614467 gene encoding ADP-ribosylation factor GTPase-activating protein AGD1 isoform X5 has protein sequence MPLVSSLFSFDPITQQHQHPSSMYFAKLQDSPMFRQQLQTMEEGAESLRARCWRFYKGCKKYTDGLLDACDGDFTFASALENFGGEHSDPLFVTLGGPVMTKFSMALRDISTFKDALRTQVEQMLTDRLLHIYNVEIMDVKEARKRFDKASIAYDQAREKFMSLRKSTRQDIVIAIEEELHNARSSFEEARFNLISALHNVEAKKRFEFLEAVTGVMDAHLQYFRQGYELLHQLEPFIVEVLSYVQKARESHNEEQVSLFERMIEYKQLVHQESKLSLKGFYDSPGRDSPFSRISSDVLDAVTESVKTGKVQTIREGFLSKRSSNLRGDWKRRYFVLDSRGMLYYFRKPLTLFHGANSQKSHHTFDNSSGILSRLISSHIHGANDEKPVARHTVNLLTSTIKVDAEQTDLRFCFRIVSPSKVYTLQAENALDQRDWMEKITGVIASLLTIHTLGKPQPVISRSEGGDWDSASPTDSVQSSSDDEMAVNSGLACKITPKSNRSPNGLQKHKHSIKCEKPIDVLRRVNGNDKCADCGKSEPDWASLNLGILVCIECSGVHRNLGVHISKVRSLTLDVKVWDSSVLSMFQSLGNLFANSVWEELLHSKTSTDDTLDGSSKGTRTKLFHARKPAYDDPISLKERFIHAKGGQYTCSR, from the exons atgCCTCTcgtttcttctcttttctcttttgatCCAATAACACAACAACATCAACATCCTTCCAGCATGTATTTCGCCAAATTACAGGACTCTCCCATGTTCCGCCAACAG CTGCAGACCATGGAAGAAGGTGCAGAATCGTTACGTGCCAGATGCTGGAGATTCTACAAAGGGTGTAAAAAGTACAC GGATGGGCTTTTAGATGCATGTGATGGAGACTTCACCTTTGCAAGTGCCCTCGAAAATTTTGGGGGAGAACATTCTGATCCTTTATTTGTAACTTTGGGAG GGCCTGTTATGACCAAATTCTCTATGGCTTTGAGAGACATCAGTACATTCAAGGACGCTCTTAGGACACAG GTGGAGCAAATGTTGACTGACCGTCTACTTCACATTTACAATGTCGAAATAATGGATGTCAAG GAAGCTCGAAAGCGTTTTGACAAGGCTTCCATTGCATATGACCAG GCACGGGAGAAGTTTATGTCATTGAGGAAAAGTACTAGGCAGGATATCGTCATTGCAATAGAGGAG GAATTGCACAATGCAAGAAGCTCATTTGAAGAAGCCCGTTTCAATCTG ATTAGTGCTCTTCACAATGTCGAGGCCAAAAAAAGATTCGAGTTTTTGGAGGCTGTCACTGGAGTAATGGATGCTCATCTTCAATATTTTCGACAG GGATATGAACTACTACATCAGTTGGAGCCCTTCATTGTTGAG GTTTTGTCATATGTAcaaaaagcaagggaaagtcacaATGAGGAGCAGGTTTCTCTATTTGAAAGAATGATAGAGTACAAGCAACTTGTCCATCAAGAAAGTAAGTTGTCCTTGAAGGGATTTTATGATTCTCCTGGTCGAGACTCTCCATTTTCTAGGATATCAAGTGATGTGTTAGATGCAGTAACAGAATCTGTCAAAACCGGAAAG GTTCAAACCATTCGAGAAGGGTTTCTCTCAAAACGATCCAGCAATTTAAGAGGCGATTGGAAGAGAAGGTATTTTGTTCTTGATAGTCGCGGAATGCTTTACTACTTTCGCAAACCATTGACTCTCTTCCAT GGTGCCAACTCACAGAAGAGTCATCATACCTTTGATAATTCTTCTGGCATTTTGAGTCGGTTGATATCTTCACATATTCATGGAGCCAATGATGAAAAGCCCGTTGCTCGTCATACGGTGAACTTGCTTACATCAACAATCAAGGTTGATGCGGAACAGACAGATTTAAGATTCTGCTTTAGGATTGTTTCTCCTTCAAAGGTTTATACATTGCAG GCAGAAAATGCCCTGGACCAAAGGGATTGGATGGAAAAGATAACCGGAGTAATTGCATCCTTGCTCACTATACACACACTGGGAAAG CCTCAGCCTGTAATTTCTCGCTCAGAAGGTGGTGACTGGGATTCTGCCAGCCCAACTGATTCAGTACAAAGTTCTTCTGATGATGAAATGGCAGTAAATTCAGGTTTGGCATGCAAGATCACCCCCAAGTCAAATAGGTCACCTAATGGCTTGCAGAAGCATAAACACAGTATAAAATGTGAAAAGCCAATCGATGTTCTTCGAAGGGTTAATGGGAATGACAAATGTGCTGATTGTGGTAAATCTGAACCAGACTGGGCATCCTTAAACCTTGGCATCCTTGTATGCATTGAATGTTCTGGTGTTCATCGAAATCTTGGTGTACATATATCCAAA GTAAGATCACTGACACTTGATGTGAAAGTATGGGATTCCTCAGTTTTAAGCATGTTTCAATCACTTGGCAATCTCTTTGCAAACTCAGTTTGGGAGGAGTTATTGCATTCGAAAACTTCAACAGATGATACTCTTGATGG ATCATCTAAGGGCACCAGAACCAAATTATTTCATGCAAGAAAACCTGCATATGATGATCCCATTTCACTAAAGGAGAGGTTCATCCATGCAAAG gGGGGCCAATACACATGTAGTAGATAA
- the LOC107614467 gene encoding ADP-ribosylation factor GTPase-activating protein AGD1 isoform X1, protein MPLVSSLFSFDPITQQHQHPSSMYFAKLQDSPMFRQQLQTMEEGAESLRARCWRFYKGCKKYTDGLLDACDGDFTFASALENFGGEHSDPLFVTLGGPVMTKFSMALRDISTFKDALRTQVEQMLTDRLLHIYNVEIMDVKEARKRFDKASIAYDQAREKFMSLRKSTRQDIVIAIEEELHNARSSFEEARFNLISALHNVEAKKRFEFLEAVTGVMDAHLQYFRQGYELLHQLEPFIVEVLSYVQKARESHNEEQVSLFERMIEYKQLVHQESKLSLKGFYDSPGRDSPFSRISSDVLDAVTESVKTGKVQTIREGFLSKRSSNLRGDWKRRYFVLDSRGMLYYFRKPLTLFHGANSQKSHHTFDNSSGILSRLISSHIHGANDEKPVARHTVNLLTSTIKVDAEQTDLRFCFRIVSPSKVYTLQAENALDQRDWMEKITGVIASLLTIHTLGKPQPVISRSEGGDWDSASPTDSVQSSSDDEMAVNSGLACKITPKSNRSPNGLQKHKHSIKCEKPIDVLRRVNGNDKCADCGKSEPDWASLNLGILVCIECSGVHRNLGVHISKVRSLTLDVKVWDSSVLSMFQSLGNLFANSVWEELLHSKTSTDDTLDGSSKGTRTKLFHARKPAYDDPISLKERFIHAKYSEKVFVRRIPNNNRLRTVAQLVWESIFANDKKSVYRHIVRSSVDINALNLNGQFDGNSFATPSSSHSSMSSETESQLMEDIKDGSSVLHLACLVSDAGMVELLLQFRGKIATAKLLILRGANTHVVDKQGKTPLMLASEPSSEIVGLISSR, encoded by the exons atgCCTCTcgtttcttctcttttctcttttgatCCAATAACACAACAACATCAACATCCTTCCAGCATGTATTTCGCCAAATTACAGGACTCTCCCATGTTCCGCCAACAG CTGCAGACCATGGAAGAAGGTGCAGAATCGTTACGTGCCAGATGCTGGAGATTCTACAAAGGGTGTAAAAAGTACAC GGATGGGCTTTTAGATGCATGTGATGGAGACTTCACCTTTGCAAGTGCCCTCGAAAATTTTGGGGGAGAACATTCTGATCCTTTATTTGTAACTTTGGGAG GGCCTGTTATGACCAAATTCTCTATGGCTTTGAGAGACATCAGTACATTCAAGGACGCTCTTAGGACACAG GTGGAGCAAATGTTGACTGACCGTCTACTTCACATTTACAATGTCGAAATAATGGATGTCAAG GAAGCTCGAAAGCGTTTTGACAAGGCTTCCATTGCATATGACCAG GCACGGGAGAAGTTTATGTCATTGAGGAAAAGTACTAGGCAGGATATCGTCATTGCAATAGAGGAG GAATTGCACAATGCAAGAAGCTCATTTGAAGAAGCCCGTTTCAATCTG ATTAGTGCTCTTCACAATGTCGAGGCCAAAAAAAGATTCGAGTTTTTGGAGGCTGTCACTGGAGTAATGGATGCTCATCTTCAATATTTTCGACAG GGATATGAACTACTACATCAGTTGGAGCCCTTCATTGTTGAG GTTTTGTCATATGTAcaaaaagcaagggaaagtcacaATGAGGAGCAGGTTTCTCTATTTGAAAGAATGATAGAGTACAAGCAACTTGTCCATCAAGAAAGTAAGTTGTCCTTGAAGGGATTTTATGATTCTCCTGGTCGAGACTCTCCATTTTCTAGGATATCAAGTGATGTGTTAGATGCAGTAACAGAATCTGTCAAAACCGGAAAG GTTCAAACCATTCGAGAAGGGTTTCTCTCAAAACGATCCAGCAATTTAAGAGGCGATTGGAAGAGAAGGTATTTTGTTCTTGATAGTCGCGGAATGCTTTACTACTTTCGCAAACCATTGACTCTCTTCCAT GGTGCCAACTCACAGAAGAGTCATCATACCTTTGATAATTCTTCTGGCATTTTGAGTCGGTTGATATCTTCACATATTCATGGAGCCAATGATGAAAAGCCCGTTGCTCGTCATACGGTGAACTTGCTTACATCAACAATCAAGGTTGATGCGGAACAGACAGATTTAAGATTCTGCTTTAGGATTGTTTCTCCTTCAAAGGTTTATACATTGCAG GCAGAAAATGCCCTGGACCAAAGGGATTGGATGGAAAAGATAACCGGAGTAATTGCATCCTTGCTCACTATACACACACTGGGAAAG CCTCAGCCTGTAATTTCTCGCTCAGAAGGTGGTGACTGGGATTCTGCCAGCCCAACTGATTCAGTACAAAGTTCTTCTGATGATGAAATGGCAGTAAATTCAGGTTTGGCATGCAAGATCACCCCCAAGTCAAATAGGTCACCTAATGGCTTGCAGAAGCATAAACACAGTATAAAATGTGAAAAGCCAATCGATGTTCTTCGAAGGGTTAATGGGAATGACAAATGTGCTGATTGTGGTAAATCTGAACCAGACTGGGCATCCTTAAACCTTGGCATCCTTGTATGCATTGAATGTTCTGGTGTTCATCGAAATCTTGGTGTACATATATCCAAA GTAAGATCACTGACACTTGATGTGAAAGTATGGGATTCCTCAGTTTTAAGCATGTTTCAATCACTTGGCAATCTCTTTGCAAACTCAGTTTGGGAGGAGTTATTGCATTCGAAAACTTCAACAGATGATACTCTTGATGG ATCATCTAAGGGCACCAGAACCAAATTATTTCATGCAAGAAAACCTGCATATGATGATCCCATTTCACTAAAGGAGAGGTTCATCCATGCAAAG TATTCTGAGAAAGTCTTCGTTCGCCGGATACCAAACAACAATCGTCTCCGTACAGTGGCACAACTGGTCTGGGAAAGCATCTTTGCCAATGACAAGAAATCAGTGTACCGGCATATTGTGAGATCCAGTGTGGATATCAATGCTTTAAATTTAAATGGTCAATTTGATG GAAATTCTTTTGCCACGCCTTCTTCAAGTCACTCAAGCATGTCATCTGAAACTGAAAGCCAACTAATGGAGGACATAAAAGATGGCTCAAGTGTGCTTCACTTGGCATGCCTTGTATCTGATGCTGGAATGGTGGAGCTGCTCCTACA GTTTAGAGGGAAGATTGCAACTGCAAAATTACTTATTTTAAG gGGGGCCAATACACATGTAGTAGATAAACAAGGAAAGACTCCTCTCATGCTTGCATCAGAACCTAGCAGTGAAATTGTTGGTCTCATATCAAGCAGATGA
- the LOC107614467 gene encoding ADP-ribosylation factor GTPase-activating protein AGD1 isoform X4 gives MKFVLKSCQVHGKKAREKFMSLRKSTRQDIVIAIEEELHNARSSFEEARFNLISALHNVEAKKRFEFLEAVTGVMDAHLQYFRQGYELLHQLEPFIVEVLSYVQKARESHNEEQVSLFERMIEYKQLVHQESKLSLKGFYDSPGRDSPFSRISSDVLDAVTESVKTGKVQTIREGFLSKRSSNLRGDWKRRYFVLDSRGMLYYFRKPLTLFHGANSQKSHHTFDNSSGILSRLISSHIHGANDEKPVARHTVNLLTSTIKVDAEQTDLRFCFRIVSPSKVYTLQAENALDQRDWMEKITGVIASLLTIHTLGKPQPVISRSEGGDWDSASPTDSVQSSSDDEMAVNSGLACKITPKSNRSPNGLQKHKHSIKCEKPIDVLRRVNGNDKCADCGKSEPDWASLNLGILVCIECSGVHRNLGVHISKVRSLTLDVKVWDSSVLSMFQSLGNLFANSVWEELLHSKTSTDDTLDGSSKGTRTKLFHARKPAYDDPISLKERFIHAKYSEKVFVRRIPNNNRLRTVAQLVWESIFANDKKSVYRHIVRSSVDINALNLNGQFDGNSFATPSSSHSSMSSETESQLMEDIKDGSSVLHLACLVSDAGMVELLLQFRGKIATAKLLILRGANTHVVDKQGKTPLMLASEPSSEIVGLISSR, from the exons ATGAAGTTTGTACTTAAAAGTTGTCAAGTCCACGGGAAAAAA GCACGGGAGAAGTTTATGTCATTGAGGAAAAGTACTAGGCAGGATATCGTCATTGCAATAGAGGAG GAATTGCACAATGCAAGAAGCTCATTTGAAGAAGCCCGTTTCAATCTG ATTAGTGCTCTTCACAATGTCGAGGCCAAAAAAAGATTCGAGTTTTTGGAGGCTGTCACTGGAGTAATGGATGCTCATCTTCAATATTTTCGACAG GGATATGAACTACTACATCAGTTGGAGCCCTTCATTGTTGAG GTTTTGTCATATGTAcaaaaagcaagggaaagtcacaATGAGGAGCAGGTTTCTCTATTTGAAAGAATGATAGAGTACAAGCAACTTGTCCATCAAGAAAGTAAGTTGTCCTTGAAGGGATTTTATGATTCTCCTGGTCGAGACTCTCCATTTTCTAGGATATCAAGTGATGTGTTAGATGCAGTAACAGAATCTGTCAAAACCGGAAAG GTTCAAACCATTCGAGAAGGGTTTCTCTCAAAACGATCCAGCAATTTAAGAGGCGATTGGAAGAGAAGGTATTTTGTTCTTGATAGTCGCGGAATGCTTTACTACTTTCGCAAACCATTGACTCTCTTCCAT GGTGCCAACTCACAGAAGAGTCATCATACCTTTGATAATTCTTCTGGCATTTTGAGTCGGTTGATATCTTCACATATTCATGGAGCCAATGATGAAAAGCCCGTTGCTCGTCATACGGTGAACTTGCTTACATCAACAATCAAGGTTGATGCGGAACAGACAGATTTAAGATTCTGCTTTAGGATTGTTTCTCCTTCAAAGGTTTATACATTGCAG GCAGAAAATGCCCTGGACCAAAGGGATTGGATGGAAAAGATAACCGGAGTAATTGCATCCTTGCTCACTATACACACACTGGGAAAG CCTCAGCCTGTAATTTCTCGCTCAGAAGGTGGTGACTGGGATTCTGCCAGCCCAACTGATTCAGTACAAAGTTCTTCTGATGATGAAATGGCAGTAAATTCAGGTTTGGCATGCAAGATCACCCCCAAGTCAAATAGGTCACCTAATGGCTTGCAGAAGCATAAACACAGTATAAAATGTGAAAAGCCAATCGATGTTCTTCGAAGGGTTAATGGGAATGACAAATGTGCTGATTGTGGTAAATCTGAACCAGACTGGGCATCCTTAAACCTTGGCATCCTTGTATGCATTGAATGTTCTGGTGTTCATCGAAATCTTGGTGTACATATATCCAAA GTAAGATCACTGACACTTGATGTGAAAGTATGGGATTCCTCAGTTTTAAGCATGTTTCAATCACTTGGCAATCTCTTTGCAAACTCAGTTTGGGAGGAGTTATTGCATTCGAAAACTTCAACAGATGATACTCTTGATGG ATCATCTAAGGGCACCAGAACCAAATTATTTCATGCAAGAAAACCTGCATATGATGATCCCATTTCACTAAAGGAGAGGTTCATCCATGCAAAG TATTCTGAGAAAGTCTTCGTTCGCCGGATACCAAACAACAATCGTCTCCGTACAGTGGCACAACTGGTCTGGGAAAGCATCTTTGCCAATGACAAGAAATCAGTGTACCGGCATATTGTGAGATCCAGTGTGGATATCAATGCTTTAAATTTAAATGGTCAATTTGATG GAAATTCTTTTGCCACGCCTTCTTCAAGTCACTCAAGCATGTCATCTGAAACTGAAAGCCAACTAATGGAGGACATAAAAGATGGCTCAAGTGTGCTTCACTTGGCATGCCTTGTATCTGATGCTGGAATGGTGGAGCTGCTCCTACA GTTTAGAGGGAAGATTGCAACTGCAAAATTACTTATTTTAAG gGGGGCCAATACACATGTAGTAGATAAACAAGGAAAGACTCCTCTCATGCTTGCATCAGAACCTAGCAGTGAAATTGTTGGTCTCATATCAAGCAGATGA
- the LOC107614467 gene encoding ADP-ribosylation factor GTPase-activating protein AGD1 isoform X2, whose translation MPLVSSLFSFDPITQQHQHPSSMYFAKLQDSPMFRQQLQTMEEGAESLRARCWRFYKGCKKYTDGLLDACDGDFTFASALENFGGEHSDPLFVTLGGPVMTKFSMALRDISTFKDALRTQEARKRFDKASIAYDQAREKFMSLRKSTRQDIVIAIEEELHNARSSFEEARFNLISALHNVEAKKRFEFLEAVTGVMDAHLQYFRQGYELLHQLEPFIVEVLSYVQKARESHNEEQVSLFERMIEYKQLVHQESKLSLKGFYDSPGRDSPFSRISSDVLDAVTESVKTGKVQTIREGFLSKRSSNLRGDWKRRYFVLDSRGMLYYFRKPLTLFHGANSQKSHHTFDNSSGILSRLISSHIHGANDEKPVARHTVNLLTSTIKVDAEQTDLRFCFRIVSPSKVYTLQAENALDQRDWMEKITGVIASLLTIHTLGKPQPVISRSEGGDWDSASPTDSVQSSSDDEMAVNSGLACKITPKSNRSPNGLQKHKHSIKCEKPIDVLRRVNGNDKCADCGKSEPDWASLNLGILVCIECSGVHRNLGVHISKVRSLTLDVKVWDSSVLSMFQSLGNLFANSVWEELLHSKTSTDDTLDGSSKGTRTKLFHARKPAYDDPISLKERFIHAKYSEKVFVRRIPNNNRLRTVAQLVWESIFANDKKSVYRHIVRSSVDINALNLNGQFDGNSFATPSSSHSSMSSETESQLMEDIKDGSSVLHLACLVSDAGMVELLLQFRGKIATAKLLILRGANTHVVDKQGKTPLMLASEPSSEIVGLISSR comes from the exons atgCCTCTcgtttcttctcttttctcttttgatCCAATAACACAACAACATCAACATCCTTCCAGCATGTATTTCGCCAAATTACAGGACTCTCCCATGTTCCGCCAACAG CTGCAGACCATGGAAGAAGGTGCAGAATCGTTACGTGCCAGATGCTGGAGATTCTACAAAGGGTGTAAAAAGTACAC GGATGGGCTTTTAGATGCATGTGATGGAGACTTCACCTTTGCAAGTGCCCTCGAAAATTTTGGGGGAGAACATTCTGATCCTTTATTTGTAACTTTGGGAG GGCCTGTTATGACCAAATTCTCTATGGCTTTGAGAGACATCAGTACATTCAAGGACGCTCTTAGGACACAG GAAGCTCGAAAGCGTTTTGACAAGGCTTCCATTGCATATGACCAG GCACGGGAGAAGTTTATGTCATTGAGGAAAAGTACTAGGCAGGATATCGTCATTGCAATAGAGGAG GAATTGCACAATGCAAGAAGCTCATTTGAAGAAGCCCGTTTCAATCTG ATTAGTGCTCTTCACAATGTCGAGGCCAAAAAAAGATTCGAGTTTTTGGAGGCTGTCACTGGAGTAATGGATGCTCATCTTCAATATTTTCGACAG GGATATGAACTACTACATCAGTTGGAGCCCTTCATTGTTGAG GTTTTGTCATATGTAcaaaaagcaagggaaagtcacaATGAGGAGCAGGTTTCTCTATTTGAAAGAATGATAGAGTACAAGCAACTTGTCCATCAAGAAAGTAAGTTGTCCTTGAAGGGATTTTATGATTCTCCTGGTCGAGACTCTCCATTTTCTAGGATATCAAGTGATGTGTTAGATGCAGTAACAGAATCTGTCAAAACCGGAAAG GTTCAAACCATTCGAGAAGGGTTTCTCTCAAAACGATCCAGCAATTTAAGAGGCGATTGGAAGAGAAGGTATTTTGTTCTTGATAGTCGCGGAATGCTTTACTACTTTCGCAAACCATTGACTCTCTTCCAT GGTGCCAACTCACAGAAGAGTCATCATACCTTTGATAATTCTTCTGGCATTTTGAGTCGGTTGATATCTTCACATATTCATGGAGCCAATGATGAAAAGCCCGTTGCTCGTCATACGGTGAACTTGCTTACATCAACAATCAAGGTTGATGCGGAACAGACAGATTTAAGATTCTGCTTTAGGATTGTTTCTCCTTCAAAGGTTTATACATTGCAG GCAGAAAATGCCCTGGACCAAAGGGATTGGATGGAAAAGATAACCGGAGTAATTGCATCCTTGCTCACTATACACACACTGGGAAAG CCTCAGCCTGTAATTTCTCGCTCAGAAGGTGGTGACTGGGATTCTGCCAGCCCAACTGATTCAGTACAAAGTTCTTCTGATGATGAAATGGCAGTAAATTCAGGTTTGGCATGCAAGATCACCCCCAAGTCAAATAGGTCACCTAATGGCTTGCAGAAGCATAAACACAGTATAAAATGTGAAAAGCCAATCGATGTTCTTCGAAGGGTTAATGGGAATGACAAATGTGCTGATTGTGGTAAATCTGAACCAGACTGGGCATCCTTAAACCTTGGCATCCTTGTATGCATTGAATGTTCTGGTGTTCATCGAAATCTTGGTGTACATATATCCAAA GTAAGATCACTGACACTTGATGTGAAAGTATGGGATTCCTCAGTTTTAAGCATGTTTCAATCACTTGGCAATCTCTTTGCAAACTCAGTTTGGGAGGAGTTATTGCATTCGAAAACTTCAACAGATGATACTCTTGATGG ATCATCTAAGGGCACCAGAACCAAATTATTTCATGCAAGAAAACCTGCATATGATGATCCCATTTCACTAAAGGAGAGGTTCATCCATGCAAAG TATTCTGAGAAAGTCTTCGTTCGCCGGATACCAAACAACAATCGTCTCCGTACAGTGGCACAACTGGTCTGGGAAAGCATCTTTGCCAATGACAAGAAATCAGTGTACCGGCATATTGTGAGATCCAGTGTGGATATCAATGCTTTAAATTTAAATGGTCAATTTGATG GAAATTCTTTTGCCACGCCTTCTTCAAGTCACTCAAGCATGTCATCTGAAACTGAAAGCCAACTAATGGAGGACATAAAAGATGGCTCAAGTGTGCTTCACTTGGCATGCCTTGTATCTGATGCTGGAATGGTGGAGCTGCTCCTACA GTTTAGAGGGAAGATTGCAACTGCAAAATTACTTATTTTAAG gGGGGCCAATACACATGTAGTAGATAAACAAGGAAAGACTCCTCTCATGCTTGCATCAGAACCTAGCAGTGAAATTGTTGGTCTCATATCAAGCAGATGA